A region from the Streptomyces lydicus genome encodes:
- a CDS encoding helix-turn-helix domain-containing protein translates to MSVDAREWVWENSASRGNARLVLLSLADRVPDDQCVAWASLTSLMRRTNASRNAVRAAITALSDAGELEVLDDYEGPQHSTVYRLPRTAAWLAKVASVRNDDADAYVEPLADADSVPEVEGERLRKHSIWPKAGAESDPHRQDLPRSESAPPRQNLTAPRGSIRPPSGAEPDPQNRSEPKVNRKYSSSSAAGLTSATDWQVDDTSLSWAQQQGHITRLGEDGLQAADAKWRHHRSAWSPRSAAAWAADWRSWIAREHSPTPQRPNLYALPGSTPAPQAGMTRADAHMAALLAAVDEPTGTE, encoded by the coding sequence ATGAGCGTGGACGCCCGCGAGTGGGTGTGGGAGAACAGCGCCAGCCGCGGGAACGCCCGCTTGGTCCTGCTGTCGCTGGCTGACCGGGTACCCGACGACCAGTGCGTCGCCTGGGCATCCCTGACCTCTCTGATGCGGCGGACGAACGCCAGCCGCAACGCCGTGCGCGCCGCCATCACCGCGCTGTCCGATGCCGGTGAGCTGGAGGTGCTCGACGACTACGAGGGCCCGCAGCACAGCACGGTCTACCGGCTGCCGCGCACAGCTGCCTGGCTCGCCAAGGTCGCGTCCGTCAGGAATGACGACGCTGACGCCTACGTCGAGCCTCTGGCAGACGCCGACTCGGTGCCCGAGGTGGAGGGCGAGCGGCTCCGGAAGCACAGCATCTGGCCGAAGGCGGGGGCGGAATCCGACCCCCATCGTCAGGATCTGCCCCGGTCGGAATCTGCACCCCCTCGTCAGAACCTGACCGCTCCCCGGGGCAGTATCCGACCCCCCTCCGGGGCAGAACCTGACCCCCAGAACCGTAGTGAACCGAAGGTGAACCGTAAGTACAGCAGCAGTAGTGCTGCCGGCCTCACCTCCGCTACGGACTGGCAGGTCGACGACACGAGCCTGTCCTGGGCCCAGCAGCAGGGCCACATCACACGCCTCGGCGAGGACGGCCTGCAGGCCGCCGACGCGAAGTGGCGCCACCACCGCAGCGCCTGGAGCCCGCGCTCCGCCGCAGCCTGGGCTGCCGACTGGCGGTCCTGGATCGCCCGCGAGCACAGTCCCACACCCCAGCGCCCGAACCTCTACGCCCTGCCCGGCAGCACACCCGCGCCGCAGGCCGGTATGACCCGCGCCGACGCGCACATGGCCGCCCTACTCGCCGCCGTCGACGAACCGACTGGAACGGAGTAA
- a CDS encoding WhiB family transcriptional regulator, with amino-acid sequence MRHITTNDTPPPTLRGIADHSWQARSECHNMPPEDIDELFFHTARNRAAIDEAKSICARCPVKKACFDYALDNELRHGMWGGLTEDERRPWHAKVNKRLDYSRVKAAFEGRDIHLSDAEREAVTRHAYVRGWSPERLAYALRLNLEWAQDLMRNAAHAVADRDRYWERPDETEPTDDETAEDEDEDIVSPVQVPRQAHTHSLIAALRKAA; translated from the coding sequence ATGCGCCACATCACCACCAACGACACGCCTCCCCCCACCCTCCGGGGCATCGCCGACCATAGCTGGCAGGCCCGCAGCGAGTGCCACAACATGCCGCCCGAGGACATCGACGAGCTGTTCTTCCACACAGCCCGCAACCGCGCAGCCATCGACGAAGCCAAGTCGATCTGCGCCCGGTGCCCGGTGAAGAAGGCGTGCTTCGACTACGCCCTCGACAACGAACTCCGCCACGGCATGTGGGGCGGGCTCACCGAGGACGAGCGACGCCCCTGGCACGCCAAGGTCAACAAGCGCCTGGACTACAGCCGCGTCAAGGCAGCCTTCGAAGGCCGCGACATCCACCTCAGCGACGCCGAGCGCGAGGCCGTCACCCGCCACGCCTACGTCCGCGGCTGGAGCCCCGAGCGCCTCGCCTACGCACTGCGGCTCAATCTCGAATGGGCACAGGACCTGATGCGCAACGCCGCCCACGCCGTTGCCGATCGCGACCGCTACTGGGAGCGGCCCGACGAGACCGAGCCGACCGACGACGAGACCGCCGAGGACGAGGACGAGGACATCGTCTCGCCGGTGCAGGTCCCCCGCCAGGCGCACACCCACTCCCTGATCGCCGCTCTCCGAAAGGCCGCATGA
- a CDS encoding zinc finger domain-containing protein, translating into MHRREVAAVITYVGRLDPRLIRTNAGEARDQLNTWHELLDDVPMTTGQGWDVREIARKRIVSSPYPILPADVAREWYAHRRDRLARHTDPTPMADPDNPQAWRAELLAARDAVAAGQAAPAAHRGITAGRHERGLKGQSAAVDAYIPAAVRADLAPYRPARAAREAAIAAGGPDVLGVPCEWCHAAEGEPCRRRRITLDGAARGNAPRATAHPCRIDRALAARPKASVA; encoded by the coding sequence TTGCACCGCCGCGAAGTTGCTGCCGTCATCACCTACGTCGGCCGCCTGGACCCGCGCCTCATCCGCACCAACGCGGGCGAAGCCCGCGACCAGCTCAACACATGGCATGAGCTGCTCGACGACGTCCCGATGACCACCGGCCAGGGCTGGGACGTGCGCGAGATCGCCCGCAAGCGCATCGTGAGTTCCCCGTACCCGATACTGCCCGCCGACGTGGCCCGCGAATGGTACGCGCACCGCCGCGACCGTCTGGCCCGGCACACCGACCCGACCCCAATGGCCGACCCGGACAACCCGCAAGCCTGGCGAGCCGAGCTGCTGGCGGCGCGCGATGCCGTGGCTGCCGGACAGGCCGCTCCCGCGGCACACCGCGGGATCACCGCAGGGCGGCACGAGCGAGGGCTCAAGGGCCAGTCGGCCGCCGTCGACGCCTACATACCGGCCGCCGTACGCGCCGATCTGGCCCCGTACCGCCCGGCCCGCGCAGCCCGAGAGGCCGCCATCGCTGCCGGCGGCCCCGACGTCCTCGGAGTGCCGTGCGAGTGGTGTCATGCCGCCGAGGGCGAGCCCTGCCGCCGCCGGCGCATCACCCTCGACGGCGCCGCCAGGGGCAACGCACCACGCGCCACAGCCCACCCCTGCCGCATCGACCGCGCCTTGGCCGCGCGGCCCAAGGCGTCCGTCGCCTGA